A single region of the Pontimicrobium sp. SW4 genome encodes:
- a CDS encoding 4-hydroxyproline epimerase, translated as MSRTKFVCIDAHTCGNPVRVVTEGHPNLVGENMSEKRQHFLKEYDWIRKGLMFEPRGHDMMSGSFLFPPHNPENDFAILFIETSGCLPMCGHGTIGTITIAIEEGLVTPKIPGKIKMEAPAGLVEIDYQQTNGKVDWVKLTNVKSYLAAENLTVECPELGEIMFDVAYGGNYYAIVDPQKNFSGVHDFTASKIVQYSQAVRERINKKYPNLFIHPENETIRDVTHMLWTGNPIDPKSSGRNAVFYGDKAIDRSPCGTGTSARLAQLYTKGKLKVEELFVHESFIGSKFIGRVEKETTIDGKLAIIPSIQGWAKVYGYNTIFIDDEDDPYAHGFQVI; from the coding sequence ATGAGTAGAACAAAGTTCGTTTGCATTGATGCTCACACTTGCGGAAATCCAGTTCGCGTTGTAACTGAAGGGCATCCAAACTTGGTTGGTGAAAACATGAGCGAAAAACGCCAACATTTCTTAAAGGAGTACGATTGGATTCGTAAAGGATTGATGTTTGAGCCACGTGGTCATGATATGATGAGTGGTAGCTTTTTATTCCCACCTCACAATCCAGAAAACGATTTTGCAATTTTATTTATTGAAACTTCAGGTTGTTTACCAATGTGTGGACACGGAACTATTGGAACGATTACTATTGCTATTGAAGAAGGTCTAGTAACACCAAAAATTCCTGGTAAAATTAAAATGGAAGCACCAGCTGGTTTAGTTGAAATAGATTATCAACAAACCAATGGAAAAGTAGATTGGGTAAAACTTACTAATGTGAAAAGTTATTTAGCTGCCGAAAATTTAACTGTAGAATGTCCAGAATTAGGCGAGATTATGTTTGATGTAGCTTATGGTGGAAACTATTATGCTATTGTAGATCCTCAGAAAAATTTTTCAGGAGTGCATGATTTTACAGCAAGTAAGATTGTACAATATTCGCAAGCAGTTAGAGAGCGTATCAATAAAAAATATCCAAATCTATTTATTCATCCAGAAAATGAAACAATAAGAGATGTGACACATATGCTGTGGACAGGAAACCCAATAGACCCAAAATCCTCTGGAAGAAATGCTGTGTTTTATGGAGATAAGGCAATAGACCGTTCACCTTGCGGAACAGGGACTTCAGCAAGATTAGCACAATTATACACCAAGGGAAAATTAAAAGTTGAAGAACTGTTTGTGCATGAAAGTTTTATTGGCAGTAAATTTATAGGTCGTGTTGAAAAAGAAACTACTATAGATGGTAAATTAGCCATTATTCCGAGCATCCAAGGTTGGGCAAAAGTATACGGTTATAATACGATTTTTATTGATGATGAAGATGATCCATATGCTCATGGATTTCAAGTAATTTAA
- the galK gene encoding galactokinase yields the protein MSSYLKLKIKSRFLSEFKTEPLLVFSPGRINLIGEHTDYNKGLVFPAAVDKGIVVGIQKSELNISSIIAVDEDERYDFSLNTIKPIKNSDWKNYILGVISEIQKAGKQIENFNLVFGGNIPKGAGISSSAALENSIAYAINELFNLGLTKKELIYISQKAEHNYVGVKCGIMDQYASMFGRKDTAILLDCESLEAKQVTLNLNGHSLLLVNSNVKHSLAESAYNERRNTCEKVAIKLKVQSLRQATLPNLNYIKDVLTDDEYQKALYVLQENKRVLNAYEAILKNDLLKLGDLLYDSHNGLKNQYKVSCKELDFLVEKSKKSNAVIGARMMGGGFGGCTINIVKNGFLEDFKKDIANLYKQKFNTECSFYLVKLSQGTRLLSIK from the coding sequence ATGAGTTCATATCTAAAATTAAAAATTAAATCGAGGTTTCTATCTGAGTTTAAAACTGAGCCTCTATTAGTTTTTTCACCTGGACGCATTAATCTTATTGGCGAACACACCGATTATAATAAGGGCTTAGTATTTCCTGCAGCTGTTGATAAAGGAATCGTAGTTGGTATTCAAAAAAGTGAATTAAACATATCATCAATAATCGCTGTAGATGAAGATGAACGCTACGACTTTTCTTTAAATACTATCAAACCAATTAAAAATAGTGATTGGAAAAATTATATTTTAGGAGTTATTTCAGAGATTCAAAAAGCAGGAAAACAGATTGAAAATTTTAATCTCGTATTTGGCGGTAATATTCCTAAAGGAGCAGGAATTTCGTCCTCAGCTGCATTAGAAAACAGTATTGCCTATGCTATAAATGAATTATTCAATTTAGGCTTAACAAAAAAAGAGCTAATCTATATTTCTCAAAAGGCTGAACACAATTATGTTGGTGTTAAATGTGGTATCATGGATCAATACGCAAGTATGTTTGGAAGAAAGGATACAGCTATTCTATTAGATTGTGAGAGTTTAGAAGCTAAACAAGTTACACTAAATCTTAATGGCCATTCTTTGTTGTTAGTTAACTCTAATGTTAAACACAGCTTAGCAGAAAGTGCTTATAATGAAAGGCGGAATACTTGTGAAAAAGTTGCTATAAAATTAAAAGTTCAAAGTTTAAGGCAAGCTACTTTGCCAAATTTGAATTACATAAAAGATGTTTTAACTGATGATGAATATCAAAAAGCATTATATGTATTGCAAGAAAATAAGCGAGTGCTAAATGCTTATGAAGCTATTTTAAAAAATGACTTATTAAAACTAGGTGACTTACTTTATGATTCACATAATGGCTTAAAAAACCAATATAAAGTAAGTTGTAAAGAATTAGATTTTCTAGTAGAAAAATCAAAAAAATCAAATGCAGTTATTGGAGCAAGAATGATGGGAGGCGGTTTTGGTGGCTGTACTATTAACATTGTTAAAAATGGTTTCCTTGAGGATTTTAAAAAAGATATTGCTAATTTGTACAAACAAAAATTTAACACAGAATGTTCTTTTTATTTGGTAAAATTATCACAAGGAACTCGCTTATTATCAATAAAATAA
- a CDS encoding DUF885 domain-containing protein: protein MKVLKFLVVFVFLGVLSFKQVSNSDNLNDIIAKYEADREYDFERNESVENTIKYYQAESDFVKGLREELEKVNIEGLSESEQISRELLLFVLQDKIDTHTFKTYLNPITNERAFHLNLSRMANRSFKNKEQVLKYLEQLDELPKRVDYNLDLLRAGVKEGISQPKAVFNNYEITYDKHIVSDVTKSEFYKPFNDLPDSFSKALKDSITKVAKVSVQKNAVDQYKKIKNYFENDYFPNTRKGLGVSTTPNGHAFYQNRINYYTTSTKYTADDIHQIGLNEVARIKAEMQKIIDDLGFKGSFADFLKFLRTDEQFYPKTAKELLMFARDISKRIDAELPKYFITLPRKPYGVVPVPAAIAPNYTGGRYSGSYSDTTAGFYWVNTYNLPSRTLYTIPALTAHEAVPGHHLQISLNNELPETIPAFRRGLYLSAYGEGWGLYSEYLAEEMGIYTTPYEKFGQLTYEMWRACRLVVDTGVHAKGWTRQQMLDYMTENTALSIHEVTTETDRYISWPGQAISYKMGEIKIRELRKKAEETLGEKFDIREFHEVILEEGTVTLSIMEKRMDSYIHKKLNE, encoded by the coding sequence ATGAAAGTACTTAAGTTTTTAGTTGTCTTCGTTTTTTTAGGAGTTCTATCCTTTAAACAAGTATCAAATTCTGATAATTTAAACGATATCATTGCAAAATATGAAGCAGATCGAGAGTATGATTTCGAAAGAAACGAATCAGTTGAAAATACAATTAAGTACTATCAAGCAGAATCAGATTTTGTTAAAGGACTTAGAGAAGAATTAGAAAAAGTGAACATTGAAGGTTTATCAGAATCTGAACAAATTTCAAGAGAATTATTGCTGTTTGTATTACAGGATAAAATAGACACACATACATTTAAAACGTATTTGAATCCTATTACAAACGAAAGAGCATTTCATTTGAATTTAAGTAGAATGGCTAATAGGTCCTTCAAAAATAAAGAGCAAGTTCTTAAATATTTAGAACAACTTGATGAGTTACCTAAAAGAGTTGATTATAATTTAGATTTATTAAGAGCAGGTGTAAAAGAAGGTATTTCACAACCAAAAGCAGTATTTAATAATTATGAAATTACGTATGATAAGCACATCGTTTCTGATGTGACTAAAAGCGAATTTTACAAGCCATTTAATGACCTGCCAGACTCATTTTCAAAAGCACTAAAGGACTCCATAACTAAGGTGGCAAAAGTAAGCGTTCAAAAAAATGCTGTAGATCAATATAAGAAGATTAAAAACTATTTTGAAAACGATTACTTCCCAAATACAAGAAAAGGTTTGGGTGTGTCAACAACACCAAATGGCCACGCTTTTTATCAAAATAGAATCAATTATTATACAACAAGTACAAAATATACAGCTGATGATATTCATCAAATTGGGTTAAATGAAGTAGCGAGAATTAAAGCTGAAATGCAAAAAATTATTGACGATTTAGGATTTAAAGGAAGCTTTGCCGACTTTTTAAAATTTCTGCGTACAGACGAGCAATTTTATCCAAAAACAGCCAAAGAATTATTGATGTTTGCACGAGATATCTCAAAAAGAATTGATGCAGAATTACCTAAATACTTTATCACGTTACCTAGAAAACCCTATGGTGTTGTTCCTGTTCCCGCAGCAATTGCACCAAATTATACTGGAGGAAGATATTCAGGCTCTTATAGCGATACAACAGCAGGTTTTTATTGGGTAAACACATATAATTTACCAAGTAGAACCTTATATACTATTCCAGCTTTAACAGCACACGAAGCAGTTCCTGGACATCATTTGCAAATTTCATTGAATAATGAATTACCTGAAACTATTCCTGCTTTTAGAAGAGGTTTATATTTATCAGCTTATGGTGAAGGATGGGGATTATATTCAGAATATTTAGCAGAAGAAATGGGGATCTATACAACACCTTATGAAAAATTTGGTCAATTAACTTACGAAATGTGGCGAGCATGTAGATTGGTAGTTGATACTGGAGTACATGCAAAAGGTTGGACAAGGCAACAAATGTTAGATTACATGACTGAGAATACGGCTCTGTCAATACATGAAGTAACTACAGAAACAGATCGTTACATTTCATGGCCAGGACAAGCTATATCCTATAAAATGGGGGAAATAAAAATAAGAGAGCTCCGTAAAAAAGCTGAAGAAACCTTAGGAGAAAAATTTGACATTCGTGAGTTTCATGAGGTAATTCTTGAAGAAGGTACTGTAACGCTTTCTATTATGGAAAAACGAATGGATTCTTATATACATAAAAAATTAAATGAGTAG
- a CDS encoding FAD-dependent oxidoreductase, which yields MSKNVVVIGGGIMGLSSAYYLQNEGHQVTVIDQSNMDAGASYVNAGYLSPSHIIPLSAPGVMRKGIKWMFDKSSPLYIKPRLEADFLRWTWAFNKSCNPKHVEKAAPIIKDIAVLSQDLYRDISEKENINSHYETKGLFMLCQTEKALETEVNIALYANKLGLKAKEVSVEEIKKLEPNVDINAIGAAYFECDHHTTPHEFMTGLKTVLKNKSVKFYTNEKVVDLEVNNSTIKSIKTDKQTIEADEFVLAAGSWSNMLSKKLGIKLLLQAGKGYRVNSERETGITIPAILAEAKVAITPMNGFTRFAGTMEIAGINHNINKVRVEAIANAAKRYYPSVELTSEEKDNAACGLRPVSPDGLPYIGKSKKCNNLTIAAGHAMMGWSMATATGKLVSEIISEQKLSLDIDSFNPDRKF from the coding sequence ATGAGTAAAAATGTTGTAGTTATTGGTGGAGGAATAATGGGTTTATCGTCCGCATATTATCTTCAAAATGAAGGTCATCAGGTTACAGTTATAGATCAATCAAACATGGATGCTGGAGCCTCTTATGTTAATGCAGGGTATTTATCGCCTAGTCATATTATACCATTGTCTGCTCCTGGAGTGATGCGAAAAGGTATAAAATGGATGTTTGACAAATCGAGTCCGTTGTATATCAAACCACGATTAGAAGCAGATTTTTTAAGATGGACTTGGGCGTTTAATAAATCCTGTAATCCAAAGCATGTTGAAAAAGCTGCTCCAATAATTAAGGATATTGCAGTATTAAGTCAAGACCTTTATAGAGATATTTCAGAAAAAGAAAACATCAACTCGCATTATGAAACAAAAGGTTTGTTTATGCTCTGTCAAACCGAAAAAGCGCTAGAAACAGAAGTAAATATTGCACTTTACGCAAATAAGCTAGGACTAAAAGCTAAAGAAGTTAGTGTAGAGGAAATAAAAAAACTAGAACCAAATGTTGATATAAATGCTATTGGTGCTGCTTATTTTGAGTGTGATCACCATACTACTCCACACGAATTTATGACTGGTTTAAAAACAGTTCTTAAAAACAAAAGCGTAAAGTTTTATACTAACGAAAAAGTTGTTGACTTAGAAGTTAATAATAGCACCATCAAGTCCATCAAAACGGATAAGCAAACTATTGAAGCAGATGAGTTTGTTCTTGCTGCTGGATCTTGGAGTAATATGTTGAGTAAAAAATTGGGTATAAAGCTACTCTTACAAGCAGGAAAAGGGTATCGTGTAAATTCTGAAAGGGAAACAGGAATTACTATTCCAGCAATATTAGCCGAAGCAAAAGTAGCCATTACGCCAATGAACGGATTTACGCGATTTGCAGGTACTATGGAAATTGCAGGCATCAATCACAACATTAATAAAGTACGTGTAGAGGCAATTGCAAATGCAGCTAAAAGATATTATCCGAGTGTTGAATTAACCTCAGAAGAAAAAGATAATGCAGCTTGTGGCTTGCGTCCAGTGTCTCCAGATGGCTTACCATACATCGGGAAATCTAAAAAATGTAATAACTTAACTATTGCTGCTGGTCATGCAATGATGGGTTGGAGTATGGCTACAGCAACAGGGAAGTTGGTGTCTGAGATTATTTCTGAACAAAAATTGTCGTTAGATATTGATTCATTTAATCCTGATAGAAAATTCTAA
- a CDS encoding solute:sodium symporter family transporter, with the protein MQILTFILFTLFVAIISYWKTRKTDETSHDGYFLGGRSLTGVVIAGSLLLTNLSTEQIVGLNGASFKDGILVMAWETLAAIAMVITAVFLLPRYLKGGLTTVPQFLEQRYDKVTKTITSGLFLSGYAIVLLPIVLYSGALALSNMFNIPELLGVSKTTALWITVWAIGIIGSIYAIFGGLKAVAVSDTINALGLLVGGMLIPIFGLMAIGDGSISEGISTLIADNPEKFKSLGGPKSSIPWETIFTGMMLVQLFYWGTNQAIIQRALGAKNLKEGQKGLLLASFIKILGPLIVVLPGVIAYHMFGSQIENPDEAYPMLVEKVLPDAWLGFFAAVLFGAILSSFNSALNSSVTLFGVDIYKSHINTEANEKKVVRIGKNFGIFLAIISMLIAPLIANAPDGLFGYLQEVNGCYSIPILTIIVVGYLTKYVPAIAAKIAVFSGVILYSISQFILKPFVFGNDNYPHYLHIMAILFILNILIMLIIGKYKPRAEAYELSYSKQVDIAPWKHVNSIGIGICIMVLVIYIYFI; encoded by the coding sequence ATGCAAATACTAACTTTTATTCTTTTTACGCTTTTTGTTGCCATTATTTCCTACTGGAAAACAAGAAAAACAGACGAAACAAGTCATGATGGCTATTTTCTAGGTGGACGCAGTTTAACAGGAGTTGTTATTGCTGGTTCTTTATTATTAACCAATCTTTCTACTGAACAAATTGTTGGACTTAATGGCGCTTCTTTTAAAGATGGTATTTTAGTGATGGCTTGGGAAACTTTAGCTGCCATAGCTATGGTAATTACTGCGGTATTCTTATTACCGCGTTATTTAAAAGGTGGTTTAACAACTGTTCCTCAGTTTTTAGAACAACGTTATGACAAAGTCACAAAAACGATAACTTCAGGACTCTTTTTAAGCGGCTATGCTATTGTTTTATTGCCCATTGTACTTTATTCTGGTGCGCTGGCATTGAGTAACATGTTTAATATTCCAGAATTGTTAGGTGTTTCTAAAACAACAGCTTTATGGATAACTGTTTGGGCCATTGGTATTATAGGCTCAATTTACGCCATCTTTGGTGGACTAAAAGCTGTTGCTGTTTCAGACACCATCAACGCCTTAGGTTTATTAGTTGGAGGTATGCTAATTCCAATATTTGGTTTAATGGCTATTGGTGATGGTAGCATTTCTGAAGGAATTTCAACATTAATAGCTGATAATCCAGAAAAATTTAAATCGCTGGGAGGCCCAAAATCATCTATTCCTTGGGAAACAATTTTCACAGGAATGATGCTTGTTCAGTTATTTTATTGGGGAACTAATCAAGCAATTATACAGCGTGCTCTGGGAGCAAAAAATTTAAAAGAAGGGCAAAAAGGACTGTTACTTGCCTCATTTATAAAAATACTAGGACCATTAATTGTTGTATTACCTGGAGTTATTGCATACCACATGTTTGGAAGTCAAATAGAAAACCCTGACGAAGCATATCCAATGTTAGTCGAAAAGGTATTACCAGACGCTTGGTTAGGATTTTTTGCAGCAGTACTTTTTGGAGCCATTTTGAGCTCGTTTAATTCAGCTTTAAATAGTTCTGTAACACTTTTTGGAGTTGATATTTACAAATCCCACATTAATACTGAAGCAAATGAAAAGAAAGTAGTTAGGATTGGGAAAAATTTTGGAATATTTCTAGCTATAATCTCAATGCTTATTGCACCTTTAATTGCCAATGCACCAGACGGTTTATTCGGCTATTTACAAGAAGTTAATGGTTGCTATAGCATTCCAATATTAACTATTATTGTGGTTGGATATTTAACAAAATATGTTCCTGCTATAGCTGCAAAAATAGCTGTATTTTCAGGTGTGATATTATATAGCATAAGTCAGTTTATTTTGAAACCTTTTGTGTTTGGCAACGATAATTACCCACATTACTTACACATTATGGCCATATTATTTATACTAAACATCCTTATTATGCTTATAATTGGTAAATATAAACCTAGAGCTGAAGCCTACGAATTGTCTTATTCAAAGCAAGTTGATATTGCACCTTGGAAGCATGTAAATAGCATTGGAATTGGAATTTGTATTATGGTTTTAGTCATTTATATTTATTTCATCTAA
- a CDS encoding GNAT family N-acetyltransferase encodes MQPIVRKATIEDLPILMEFMRGLVDAERPMDPTIKDGNVVYYDLSEIMKNDDSELFVVELNKELVASGYAKIKDDRPYLKHKKQGYLGFMFVPEKHRGSGYNKLIMDTLLKWCKDRKIDEIRLDVYNDNPSAIRAYEKAGLKKHLITMRLDIGDL; translated from the coding sequence ATGCAGCCAATTGTTAGAAAAGCAACCATAGAAGACCTTCCTATTTTAATGGAGTTTATGAGAGGATTGGTGGACGCAGAACGTCCAATGGACCCAACAATTAAAGATGGAAATGTAGTTTATTACGACCTTTCCGAAATTATGAAAAATGATGATTCAGAGTTATTTGTTGTTGAATTGAACAAAGAATTGGTTGCTTCCGGTTACGCTAAAATTAAAGATGACAGACCTTATTTAAAACACAAAAAACAAGGTTATCTAGGGTTTATGTTTGTACCTGAAAAACATCGAGGAAGTGGTTATAACAAACTAATAATGGATACTCTGTTAAAATGGTGTAAAGACCGAAAAATAGATGAAATTAGATTAGATGTATATAACGATAATCCTTCAGCCATAAGAGCTTATGAAAAAGCTGGATTAAAAAAGCACCTCATTACAATGCGCCTTGATATTGGTGATTTATAA
- a CDS encoding glycoside hydrolase family 2 TIM barrel-domain containing protein, which yields MKKITLLFFIFIGCKQEPLQIVAEQTFHYNHEIFEDNKLPPRATFFSFENETIKEKEDSKRFVSLNGEWKFHWVKDPKQRPITFQNANYDDSNWTTIPVPANWEVEGFGKPIYLDERYPFTTKWPNAPTDYNPVGTYRKFIDIDSEFLSEDVILHFAGVKSAMYVYINGSYVGYSQGSKTPAEFNITNYLKKGKNLIALQMFRWSDASYLESQDMLRISGIEREVYLYTRPKVYISDFHADTNLDNTYSNGIFKGTVSIKNKTDETISKILSVEILDGENSIFKTSEDVEVSANSIKEFNANKIINDVKPWSAEIPNLYTLKISFDNNQFITKHIGFKSVKIKNSQVLINGKAIYFKGVNRHETDPFTGHVVSKTSMEKDIKLMKQNNINAVRSAHYPNDPYWLDLCDKYGLYVIDEANIESHPLAISEDTQIGNEMSWLPAHMMRTQRMYYRDRNHPSIYSWSLGNEAGEGDIFRATYKWLKRQDDNRIVQYEPAGKEDYTDVYCPMYPKPEYLISHGKSDSDKPSIMIEYAHAMGNSVGNLQDYWDIIETYPNLQGGFIWDWVDQSLEYKDENGKPYLAYGHDYHPDLPTDGNFLNNGLVDPYRNPHPHLTEVKKVYEPVQFNYLGNGLVEIENKNFFADFSDKTLQLKLLVDGKETLLKKNGELNIKPQTKLKITFSEIPEIFIPESEFILEVSLIQKDENVLIPKGYEIAWDQFILQEGKSFNYSKIGEDLEIISADNILIKNDIIDLSIDSNSGEIISWKHEGKEVTNQPIKPNFWRPPTDNDLGNSMDKWAKIWQDATYNYKAELLRKPHIIKKHVIYDVQYELPNDEAKVIASFIIGRNGLMQVTLSFKPNKKDSPNIPRLGMYMTLNNTYRDVSWYGKGPEETYWDRKTGQKTGLYSGKIKDQFHRYSRPQETGNKTDVRWVEISSEDLKLKVLGTELLNTSVWPFNMKEIDFNSNDGAESASGLVPVTTKHGADIEIGNTIQWNIDFLQMGVGGDTSWGRLVHPEYNIPSNKLYSYTFTIQPTRKD from the coding sequence ATGAAAAAAATCACACTCTTATTTTTTATTTTTATAGGTTGTAAACAAGAACCTTTACAGATTGTTGCAGAACAAACTTTTCATTACAATCATGAAATCTTTGAAGACAACAAACTTCCACCTCGAGCAACCTTTTTTTCATTTGAAAATGAGACAATTAAAGAAAAAGAGGACTCAAAACGGTTTGTGAGTTTAAATGGCGAATGGAAATTCCATTGGGTTAAAGATCCTAAACAACGCCCTATTACTTTCCAAAACGCCAACTACGACGATTCAAATTGGACAACTATTCCAGTTCCTGCCAATTGGGAAGTTGAAGGTTTTGGAAAACCTATTTATTTGGACGAACGCTACCCTTTCACAACGAAATGGCCTAACGCTCCAACCGATTATAATCCAGTTGGTACATATAGAAAATTCATCGATATAGATTCTGAATTTCTATCTGAAGATGTTATCCTTCACTTTGCTGGAGTTAAATCTGCAATGTATGTCTATATAAATGGTAGTTATGTTGGTTATTCCCAAGGCAGTAAAACGCCAGCTGAGTTTAATATTACTAACTACTTAAAAAAAGGCAAAAATCTTATTGCCTTACAAATGTTTCGTTGGAGTGATGCAAGTTATTTGGAAAGTCAAGACATGTTGCGAATAAGTGGTATTGAGCGTGAGGTTTATTTATATACTAGACCTAAAGTTTATATTTCTGACTTTCATGCAGATACCAATTTAGACAATACCTATAGTAATGGTATCTTTAAGGGAACTGTTTCAATTAAGAATAAAACTGATGAAACTATTTCAAAAATTCTCTCTGTTGAAATTTTAGATGGCGAAAATTCAATTTTTAAAACTTCAGAAGACGTTGAAGTTTCAGCAAATTCGATAAAAGAATTTAACGCGAACAAAATTATCAATGATGTGAAACCATGGTCTGCCGAAATTCCCAATTTATACACCCTTAAAATTTCATTCGATAATAATCAATTCATCACAAAACATATAGGTTTTAAAAGTGTTAAAATCAAGAACAGTCAAGTGCTCATTAATGGAAAAGCTATTTACTTTAAAGGTGTTAACAGACATGAAACAGATCCATTTACAGGTCATGTAGTATCCAAAACATCGATGGAAAAAGATATCAAATTAATGAAGCAAAATAACATTAATGCAGTGCGTTCTGCTCATTATCCAAACGACCCTTATTGGTTAGATTTATGCGATAAATATGGTTTATATGTTATTGATGAAGCTAATATTGAAAGTCATCCCTTAGCAATTTCAGAAGACACACAAATAGGAAATGAAATGTCTTGGTTGCCAGCACATATGATGCGCACACAGCGTATGTACTATCGTGATAGAAATCATCCTTCCATTTATTCTTGGTCGCTAGGAAATGAAGCTGGAGAAGGTGATATTTTTAGAGCAACTTATAAATGGCTTAAAAGACAAGATGACAATAGAATTGTACAATACGAACCTGCAGGAAAGGAAGATTATACAGATGTGTATTGCCCAATGTATCCAAAACCGGAATATCTAATCAGTCATGGAAAATCAGATTCTGACAAACCATCTATCATGATTGAATATGCACATGCCATGGGAAATTCGGTTGGAAATTTGCAGGACTATTGGGATATTATTGAAACCTACCCTAATCTTCAAGGAGGTTTTATTTGGGATTGGGTAGACCAAAGTTTGGAGTATAAAGACGAAAACGGAAAACCCTATTTAGCCTATGGTCATGATTACCATCCAGATTTGCCAACAGATGGCAACTTTTTAAACAATGGTTTAGTGGATCCATATAGAAATCCGCATCCTCATTTAACTGAAGTCAAAAAAGTATATGAGCCAGTTCAGTTTAACTATTTAGGAAATGGTTTAGTCGAAATTGAAAACAAGAATTTCTTTGCAGATTTTTCAGATAAAACACTTCAATTAAAACTTCTGGTTGATGGTAAGGAAACACTTTTAAAAAAAAATGGCGAGCTTAATATTAAGCCTCAAACCAAATTAAAAATAACTTTTTCTGAAATCCCTGAGATTTTTATTCCAGAGAGTGAGTTCATTTTAGAAGTAAGCCTAATTCAAAAAGATGAAAATGTTTTAATACCTAAAGGATATGAAATTGCTTGGGATCAATTTATTTTACAAGAAGGGAAAAGTTTTAATTATTCCAAAATTGGTGAAGATTTAGAAATAATTTCTGCCGATAATATTCTAATTAAAAACGATATTATCGATTTAAGCATTGACTCCAATTCTGGAGAAATTATATCTTGGAAACATGAAGGAAAAGAGGTGACTAATCAACCTATTAAACCAAATTTTTGGAGACCACCAACAGATAATGACCTCGGAAATAGTATGGATAAATGGGCGAAAATATGGCAAGATGCTACGTACAATTACAAAGCCGAACTATTAAGAAAGCCACATATTATAAAAAAACATGTCATTTATGATGTGCAATACGAGTTGCCAAACGATGAGGCAAAAGTTATTGCATCTTTTATAATTGGTAGAAATGGGCTTATGCAAGTTACCTTAAGTTTTAAACCAAACAAAAAAGATTCACCTAATATTCCGCGACTAGGCATGTACATGACTTTAAACAATACGTACAGAGATGTTTCATGGTACGGAAAAGGTCCTGAGGAAACCTATTGGGATAGAAAAACAGGGCAAAAAACGGGATTGTACTCAGGTAAAATTAAAGACCAATTTCATCGGTATTCTCGTCCACAAGAAACAGGTAACAAAACAGATGTGAGATGGGTGGAAATTTCCTCAGAGGATTTAAAACTTAAAGTTTTAGGTACGGAATTATTGAATACTAGTGTCTGGCCTTTTAATATGAAAGAAATAGACTTTAATAGTAATGACGGCGCAGAATCGGCTTCAGGATTAGTTCCAGTAACCACAAAGCATGGAGCTGATATTGAGATAGGAAATACAATTCAATGGAATATTGATTTTCTCCAAATGGGAGTTGGTGGAGACACATCTTGGGGAAGATTGGTGCATCCTGAATATAACATCCCTTCAAATAAATTATATAGTTATACATTTACAATACAACCAACACGTAAAGACTAA